A region of the Pseudomonas sp. J452 genome:
TGGGCAAAGGCCTTACCGGCCTCTTGCAGGTTGCCATTGGCCAGGTTGACCTCACCGAGCCAGTACTGGGCATTGCCGGCGTACTGGCTGCTCGGGTATTTGCGCAGGAAGGCGCCGAAGGCCTGGCTGGCCTTGTCGAAATCCTTGGCTTTGATCAGGTCGAAGGCAGCGTCGTAATACAGCTTTTCCTTCGCCGGGTCGGCCGGCTCATTGCTCGCAGGCTGTGCTGGAGCTTGCTGGGCCGGAGCCGTTGGAGCACCGCCGGCGTTGATCGCGCCGTCGGCAGGGGAATTTTGGGTAGGAGCTGCGGCGCCAGCGGCACCACCAGCCAGACGGCTGTCCATATCTTGGTAACGCGCCAAGCTTTCTTGCTTGAGACGCTCAATCTCGTTCTGCTGTTCTTCAACCATGCCACGCAGCGAAGCAATTTCTTGCTGCATCTGCTGCAACTGCATGAACAGCTCACCCTGCGCCGAGGCCGGGGCCGTAGCCCCGCCCCCAGCGTAGGCGCCATTCGTGCCGTAACCCACCGGCGGATAACTGCTAGCACCGTAACCGGCACTACTATCCACCACGGGAACCTCGGCCACTGCCGCAAGCGGCAGGGCGAGAACCAGAGAGGCTACGACACGAAGGCACTTTTGCATGGCGAATTACTTACGCAGTTCGACGCGACGGTTCTGAGCCCAGGACTGCTCTTCGGTGCCAGTGGCAACCGGACGCTCTTCGCCGTAGGAAACCAGTTCCAGCTGAGCCGGGGAAACGCCCTGCAGAACCAGGTAGCGCTGTACGGCCTGAGCACGACGCTCGCCCAGAGCCATGTTGTACTCGCGGGTGCCGCGCTCGTCGGTGTGGCCTTCCAGAACGACGCGAGCGCCGTTGCCTTTCAGGTCCTTGGCGTGTACGTCCAGAGCGCGCATGGCTTCCGGCTTCAGGTCGGAGCTGTCGTATTCGAAGTAGAAGGTGGTGATGGCGCGCAGAGCAGCTTCTTCGCTCAGAGCGCTGTCCATGCCATTGGCGTTGGCGTCGTAGCCAGCGTTCGGGTCGGTGGCGCCTTCGCCAGCGTTGTCGCCGCCTTTGGACGAGCAACCAACGGTAACGGCCAGAGCCAGGCCCAGTGCAGCAAATTTCAGCATTTCCATGGTGTAACTCCTAATGGTTTCTAGGTGTGTTTAAAGCAAAGTTTTGTTACCGCATCAGTTCAGGTAGGGGGACCAGGACGGTTCCCTCACATCACCTTGCGCGGTGGGAATCGGGAGTCTGGCGCGCCCGTTGGTAGACACGAGCATCAGCACTCCGCGGCCCTGCTGGCGGGTGGCGTAGATTAACATGGTGCCATTGGGCGCGACAGTAGGAGAGTCGTCCAGACTGGTCTCGGAGAGGATGCGCGGAGCGGAGCCGGCACGGGTCAGATCCTGCGCCGCCACTTTGAAGTTGGTGAAGCCATCCTGACGATGGATCATCACCAGCATCTTCTCGTCAGCCGAGAGTTTCGGGTTGGCGTTGTAGTTACCGATGAAGGTCACGCGCTGCGCCTCGCCACCGGCGATGTTCTGCTTGTAGATCTGCGGCTTGCCGGCACGGTCCGAGGTGAAGTACAGGGTCTGGCCATCCTTGCCCCAGAAGGGCTCGGTATCGATGGCGTAGTGATTGGTCACGCGCTGCAGCTGACGGCTGCCGAGGTTCATCACGTAGATTTCCGGGTTGCCGTCCTTGGACAGCACGAACGCCAGGCGATTGCCATCCGGCGACCAGGCCGGTGCGCCGTTAAGGCCCTGGAAGTTGGTGATCTGCTCGCGGCGACCGGTGTCGATGTGCTGCACGAAGATGCGCGGGCGGCGCTGCTCGAACGACACATAGGCAATACGACGGCCATCCGGCGCATAGCGCGGCGAGAGAATCGGCTCGCGCGACTGCAGCAGGGTCACACCACGGGCACCGTCATAGTCGGAGCGCTGCAGGGTGTAACGGGTGTTGTTGACCGAAAAACGCTCGGCGGTGACGTAGAGCATCTTGGTGGAGAAAGCGCCCTTGATGCCGGTCAGTTTTTCGAACGACTGGTCGGCCACATGGTGGGCCATGTCGCGCAGCTGATCCGGCGTACCGGTCACATTGCCGGCCGCGACCTGTTGCTGACTGGCCACGTTGAACAGGGCGAACTGCACCTGCAGGCGGCCACCGGTCGGCGCGATGCTGCCGACCAGTACGTACTGGGCGCCCAGGGCCTGCCAATCGCGGTAGATGATCTCGCCGGCCTGGGTCGGCAGGCTGATCATGTTCTGCCGGGGAATCGGCTCGTACATACCGGAGTTGCGCAGGTCATTACCGATGATATCGGCCATGTCCTCGGGCAGCACGGTGCCGCCCTGCCAGCCAAACGGCACTACGGCAATCGGGATGGCCCGGTTGACCCCATCGGTTACGGAGATGTTCTTTTCATCGGCGACAGCCAGGCCGGCTACGCAGCAGAGAACAACAAGCAACCCTCGAAGAATATTGATCACAGGTCCAGATCCTCTGGTGTAAACGTCATTTTGAACGAGCGATAGGGTGCGAAGTCGGCAGGGCTGATGCCCTGCATCTCAGGAATCTGACCCACGTTACGCACTGCAGTTACCGCCGAACTATCGAAGGCAGCATCACCACTGGAGCGCAATACCGAAGCATTGCTGATGATGCCACCAGGCAGCATATTTACTTGTACGGTCACACTCATGCCATTTCGGGCAGAGGGCGGACGACTCCAACGGCCAGACACTTCTTTGCGAATCAGATCATCGAAGTTACCCGCCACCTGATCACCAACTTCATCGGCCAGCGCCTGCTGACGCTCGGTGGTATCGGACAGCAACTCGGCCAATGCCTGTGCTTTCTTGTCCTCTGCCGCCTTGCGTGCCGCTTCCTGAGCCTTTTTCTTGGCATCAGCGGCAGCCGCCTTTTTCTTGGCGTCTTCCGCGGCTTTCTTCTTCGCTGCTTCGGCCGCCTTTTTCTTGGCTTCCTCGGCGGCTTTCTTCTTCTCTTCCTCGGACTTTTTCTTGGCGATATCGGCGAGCTTCTTCTGCTCGGCCTTCTTGGCTTCTTCCGCCTTCTGCGCCTCGGCCTTCTTATCGGCCACTTCCGCCTGTTTGGCTGCCTCGGCTTGCTTTTGTTCCGCAGCCTCCTGCTTCTTCTGCTCTTCCTTCTTCGCCTCGAGCTGCTCCTGCTCATACTGACGCGCCGCGGTTTTCTTGGCTTCGCCGGCAACCTTCTGATTGGTCTGGGTGGTGGCCTGACTCTGCGATTTCAGCTGATACAGGGTTGCCTGGACGATCGGTTTGGCCGGCGGCAGCTCAGGAGCAAACTGAAAGCTGACGAACAGCATGGCAAACATCAGGGCGTGCAGAGCCACGGCCCAGATGGTTGGCCAGAAATAGCTTTCCGAGGAGGAGCGAGCGCTCTGCTGCATCAGGGGGCCTCGGTGATCAGCCCGACGTTACCCACGCCAGCCTGCTGCAAACCGCCCATCACCGCCATTACCGAGCCGTAATCGACCGCCTTGTCACCGCGCACGAAGACCTGCACCTTTTTACCCTGGCTGGCGTTCTGGCTCATGATCGCGGTGACTGCCTGCACCAGCGCGGGCAGTTCGAGCGCGGTCTCGCTCTGCTTACCCTGATCCGGATCAACTTCCTCGCCCATGTTCCAGTAGTAGGTCTTGTCGGCCTTGATGGAAACGGTCAGCACGCGGGAGTTGTTGTCCTGCGGCAAGGCCTCGCTGGAGACCTTGGGCAAGTCAACCTTGACGCCCTGGTTGAGCATCGGCGCGGTCACCATGAAGATCACCAGCAGCACCAGCATCACGTCGATATAAGGCACGACGTTCATCTCGGCGACTGGCTTGCGTCTATTGCGAATTCTGGCCATGGGCAGCCTCAGTCCTCGCTGGTGTGCACTTTGCGGTGCAGGATCGCCTGGAACTCGTCAGCGAAGGTGTAGTAACGACTGATCAGACGCTCGCCTTGCGCGGAGAAACGGTTGTAGGCGATAACCGCCGGGATGGCGGCGAACAGGCCGATGGCGGTGGCGATCAGCGCTTCGGCAATGCCCGGGGCCACGGTGGCCAGGGTGGCCTGCTGCACCTGAGCCAGACCGCGGAAGGAGTTCATGATGCCCCACACGGTACCGAACAGGCCGATGTACGGGCTGGTCGAGCCGACGGTGGCGAGGAATGGCAGGCTCTGCTCGAGCTTCTCTTCCTCACGCGAGATGGCCACGCGCATGGCCCGTGCCACGCCATCCATCACCGCATCCGGATCGACGCCAGACTGCTGGCGCAGGCGGGAGAATTCCTTGAAGCCGGCACGAAAGATCTGCTCCACGCCGCAGTCCGGGTCCGGGTTGCTGCCGGCCTGGCGATACAGCTTGGACAGGTCGATACCCGACCAGAAGCGCTCCTCGAACATTTCCAGCGACTTCTTGGCGGCACGCAGCATGGTGCTGCGCTGGAAGATCATCACCCATGACGTGACCGAGGCGGCCACCAGAATGAGCATGACCAGCTGCACCACGAAACTGGCGTTGCTGATCAGGCTCCACATGGACATATGGTCTACGGCGGCGTTAGCTTCCACGCTTACTCTCCTGCAGGGGGTAGACCCGCGACACTGGCGAAGGCTGCACGCAGCGCTTCGGGAATGGCCCGGGGTTTCAAACTGTCGGCGCGCACACAGGCCACCACGAACTGCCCTTCACAGAGCAGCGCCTTGTCCGTGACCCGCCTTACCTGTTGACGAAAGCGCAGGCTGGCACGGTTTAACTCGATTACATCGGCCGTCACAAAAAGTTCGTCGTCCAGCTTGGCGGGCGCGTGATAGCGCGCTTCGGCCGAATGCACGACGAACAGCAGGTCTTCCGCCACCAGCGCAGACTGGGCAAAACCCAGTTCACGCAGGCGCTCGGTACGAGCCCGCTCCATGAATTTGAGGTAGTTGACGTAATAAACGATGCCGCCGGCATCGGTATCTTCGTAATACACCCGACAACGGTGGGCAAAAGGCTGGGCCTCGATTTGCGCGCGCATACTCTAGTGCTTACTCCCGGCCTTGCCAATTGGCCAAGCCCCTGTTTTTAAACTATTCGTCGCTTCCCGCGAAGAGATCGGCAACCGGCGCCTCGACCATGCGCCCCGGCAGATTGAGGCCGAAGTGCAGGTAGGCATGCCGCGTCACCACCCGCCCGCGCGGCGTGCGCATGATATACCCCTGCTGGATCAGATAGGGCTCCAGCACGTCTTCGATGGTCCCGCGCTCCTCGCCAATGGCTGCAGCCAGGTTGTCGAGGCCGACCGGCCCGCCGTCGAACTTGTCGATCATCGCCAGCAGTAGACGCCGGTCCTGGTGATCGAAGCCACGTTCATCGACATCCAGCATGTTCAGCGCCTGATCGGCCACGCTACGACTGATCTGCCCACCCGCCCGCACCTCGGCGAAATCGCGCACCCGGCGCAGCAGGCGATTGGCAATACGCGGCGTACCCCGGGCGCGCCGAGCAATCTCGAACGCGCCGTCGGCATCCAGGGCCAGGCCGAGAATACTGGCGGAGCGACTGACAATGGTCGCCAGATCGGCACTGGAATAGAACTCCAGGCGCTGGACGATGCCGAAACGGTCGCGCAGCGGATTGGTCAGCATGCCGGCCCGGGTGGTTGCACCGACCAGGGTGAACGGCGGGAGGTCCAGCTTGATCGAACGGGCGGCCGGACCTTCACCGATCATGATGTCGAGCTGGAAGTCCTCCATCGCCGGGTACAGCACTTCCTCGATGATCGGCGACAGACGATGAATCTCGTCGATAAACAGCACGTCACCGGCTTCCAGATTGGTCAGCAGCGCGGCCAGATCGCCCGGACGCTCCAGCACCGGGCCAGACGTACTCTTGATCGACACGCCCATTTCCTGGGCGATGATATTGGCCAGAGTGGTCTTGCCCAGCCCTGGCGGGCCGAAGATCAAGGTGTGATCGAGGGCTTCCGAGCGGCCCTTGGCGGCCTGGATGAACAGCTCCATCTGCTCGCGGACAATCGGCTGGCCAATATAGTCGGCCAGCGACAGCGGACGAATGGCGCGATCCAGCTGCTCGTCACGCTCGCGGCCACTGGCGGTTATCAGGCGGTCGGCTTCAATCACGGGTTAAACCATCCCCTTCAATGAGCGGCGAATCAACTCTTCACTGGAGAGGCCGTCTTCCTGCACCGCAGCCACGGCCTTGCTGGCCTCCTGCGGCTTGAAGCCGAGGGATATCAGCGCGCTCACGGCGTCGCTCTCCGCGCTTGAGACTGCCACGCCGGCGCGGGGTTCCACCACCAGGGTGGCGATGGACGGCACGCTTTCCCAGGCCTTGAAGCGATCTTTCAGCTCGACCAGCAAGCGCTCGGCGGTTTTCTTGCCGACGCCGGGGACTTTCACCAGGGTCGAGGTATCTCCGGCCTGCACGCAGCGCACCAGCTCGTCCACTTCCAGGCCGGACATCAGCGCCAGCGCCAGCTTGGGGCCGACGCCATTCAAGCGGATCAGCTCGCGAAACAGTTCGCGCTCGCGCTTCTCGGCGAAGCCGTAGAGCAGATGGGCATCCTCGCGCACCACCAGATGGGTGTGCAGGGTCACCGGCTCGCCCAGCGACGGCAGGCGATACAGCGTGGTCATCGGCACTTCCAGCTCGTAGCCGACGCCATTCACATCGACCAGCAGGTGCGGCGGCTGTTTTTCCGCCAGGGTGCCTTTCAGGCGTCCGATCACGACTTATCTTCCTTCTATCTATTACAGGCGCAGACGGCCGCCGCGCCGCTTGGCGCCGACCAGGCCATGGGGAATCAGACTTTGCCGATGGTGGGCATGACACAAGGCAATAGCCAGGGCATCGGAGGCATCGATCTGCGGCTTCTGCACCAGCTTGAGCAGGTGCATGACCATCATCTGCACCTGCTGCTTGTCCGCCCCGCCGGTGCCGGCAATCGCCTGCTTGACCTGGGTAGCGGTGTACTCGCTGATCTCCAGCCCCGCCTCGACCCCGGCGACTATCGCCGCGCCGCGGGCCTGACCGAGCTTGAGCGCCGAGTCGGCGTTCTTCGCCATGAACACCTGTTCGATGCCCATGGTCACCGGCCCGTGCAGGCGGATCACCTCGCTGACGCCGCGAAAGACGATCTGCAGGCGCTCGGGCAACGGGCCGTTGCCGGTACGAATGCAGCCCGAAGCGACATACTCGCAGCCACGACCGGTATCGCGCACCACACCGTAACCGGTGATACGAGAACCGGGGTCGATACCCAAAATCAGCGTCATGCCCTGCCGTTCGCTCCGGGTGCCGGCAAACGCCGCCACACTGTCTATTTATCCAGCTCAGGAGTATACGGGTCGACTACCAGCGGCGTCACCCGGCCCGCACAGATAAAAAAGCCGGAAGCGCCTGGGGCGACTTCCGGCTTGTTACCCGCAGACAGGATCAGTCCAGCTGCTCCATGATCTCGTCGGGGATTTCCGCGTTGTGGTAGACCTCCTGCACATCATCGAGGTCTTCCAGCATGTCGATCAGCTTCATGACCTTCTTTGCGGTTTCCAGGTCAGCCACCGGCGCACTGATCGAGGGGATCATGGCGACTTCCGCCTCCTCGCCCTTGAAACCGGCTGCCGTCAGCGCCTCGTTGACCGACAGGAACTCGGCAAAACTGGTCGACACCAACGCCGAACCATCTTCACCCATCTCCACGTCATCGGCACCGGCTTCCAACGCCGCTTCCATCAAGGCATCTTCGCTGACGCCCGGAGCGAAGCTGATCTGCCCCTTGCGCTCGAACATATAGGCCACCGAGCCATCGGTACCAAGGTTGCCGCCACACTTGGTGAAGGCATGGCGCACTTCGGCGGCGGTGCGGTTGCGATTGTCGGTCATGACCTCGACGATGATGGCCACGCCGCTGGGCGCATAGCCTTCGTAGCTGAACTCGACGACGTTGTCGGCTTCGTTATTGCCGGCGCCGCGGGCAATCGCCCGGTCGATCACGTCACGTGACATGTTGGCGGTCAGCGCCTTGTCCACAGCCAGGCGCAGCCGCGGGTTGTCCGCCGGCAACGGGCCGCCATGTTTAGCCGCGACGGTCAGCTCACGAATCAGCTTGGTGAAGATCTTGCCGCGCTTGGCGTCCTGACGCCCTTTGCGGTGCTTGATGTTGGCCCACTTGGAATGACCAGCCATAACTCACTCCGTATTTCTCACTGAAGATTGCACGGGTATAAAAATTCGCACCCCATAACGAAGAAGCCTGGAAATCCAGGCTTCTCGTAGCGGCTTATTCGGCCTTGGCTTGCTCGCGCAGGCGAATGTGCAGCTCGCGCAGCGCCTTGTTATCCACCACACCCGGCGCCTGGGTCATGACGCAGGCCGCGCTCTGGGTTTTCGGGAAGGCGATCACTTCGCGGATCGAGCTGGCGCCGGTCATCAGCATGACCAGGCGATCCAGGCCGAAGGCCAGGCCACCGTGGGGCGGCGCACCGAATTTCAGCGCATCGAGGAGGAAGCCGAACTTCTCCTGCTGCTCTTCTTCGCTGATGCCCAGCACGCGGAACACGGTCTGCTGCATGGCCTTGTCGTGGATACGGATCGAACCGCCACCCAGTTCGGTGCCGTTCAGGACCATGTCGTAGGCACGCGACAGCGCGGTCGCCGGGTCGGCTTCCAGCTCTTGCGGGCTGCAGCTTGGCGCGGTGAACGGGTGGTGCATGGCGGTCAGGCTGCCATCGTCGTTTTCCTCGAACATCGGGAAGTCGACCACCCACAGCGGCGCCCACTCGCAGGTCAGCAGATTCAGGTCATGACCGAGCTTGATGCGCAGGGCACCGAGGGCTTCGCTGACGATCTTGGCCTTGTCGGCGCCGAAGAACACGATATCGCCGTCAACCGCACCGACGCGATCGAGGATCACGTTGATGTTGTCCAGCGGGATGTTCTTGACGATCGGCGACTGCAGACCGTCGACGCCCTGAGCACGCTCGTTGACCTTGATGTAGGCCAGGCCCTTGGCGCCGTAGATACCGACGAACTTGGTGTAGTCGTCGATCTGCTTGCGCGGCATGCTCGCCCCGCCCGGTACGCGCAGCGCGGTCACGCGGCATTTCGGATCGTTGGCCGGGCCGGCAAACACCTTGAAGTCGACGTCCTTGAGCTGGTCTTCCACATCCACCAGCTCCAGCGGAATGCGCAGGTCCGGCTTGTCCGAACCGAAGCGACGCATGGCTTCGGCCAGGGTCATGTGCGGCAGCTCGCCGAACTCGACGTCCAGCACTTCCTTGAACAGGTTGCGGATCATGGTCTCGGTGATGCCCATGATGTCTTTTTCATCGAGGAAGCTGGTCTCGATGTCGATCTGGGTGAATTCCGGCTGACGGTCGGCGCGCAGGTCTTCGTCACGGAAGCACTTGGCGATCTGGTAGTAGCGGTCGAAGCCGGCCACCATCAGCAGCTGCTTGAACAGCTGCGGCGACTGCGGCAGGGCGAAGAAGCTACCAGCGTGGGTGCGGCTCGGCACCAGGTAGTCGCGCGCGCCTTCCGGAGTAGCGCGAGTGAGGATCGGCGTCTCGACGTCGAGGAAGCCATTCTCGTCCAGGTAGCGGCGGATGCTCGAGGTGATGCGCGAGCGCAGCTTGAGCTTCTCGGCCATTTCCGGGCGACGCAGGTCGATGAAGCGGTAGCGCAGACGGGTCTCTTCGCCAACGTCGGTGTATTCGTTGAGCGGGAACGGTGGAGTTTCCGCTTCGTTGAGCACTTCCAGCTCGTAACCCAGCACTTCGATGGCGCCGGAGGCCATGTTGGCGTTACGCGCGCCTTCCGGACGCAGGCGAACCTTGCCGGTGATCTTGACCACGTACTCGCTGCGCACGCGGTCGGCCTTGGCGAAGGTCTCGGCGCGATCCGGATCGAACACCACCTGAGCCAGACCTTCACGGTCACGGATATCGAGGAAGATCACGCCACCGTGGTCACGACGACGATGGACCCAACCGCAAAGGGTGATTTCCTGACCGTCCAGGCTCTCGTTCAACTGGCCGCAATAGTGGCTGCGCATCATGATGGTGGTTCGCTTCTCTAATCAGTCTTGAATTCGTCGGGGCGGCCAACTGGCGGCGCCGGGGCCGTTTACACAGCACTCGTAAGCCGCGCGGGGCTTGCCACAAGGGCCAGGACGAGCATTTTCTTCAATTCGGACGCGGAGCAGGTCAAGCAATCGACCAGCGGTGCAGCAGGCAGGCGCATGCCCGCATCCGGGGCAAGGGGCGGGATTATATATGGTTAATTGCCACCGCGCAGCCGCCCGCCCCGCCGCTTTCGCCACTGCTTTCTATACTGTCGATTCAGCCCCTGCGGAGACCTGACATGGCCACGCCACGCCCTGCCGACCTTTCCAGCGACCTGCTGGATGATTTTCGCCTCGACACGGCCGAGCAATTGCCCCGCTGCGAGCAACTGCTCATCGAACTGGAGCGCCATCCGCAGGACAACGCCCGGCTGCGCGAGCTGTTTCGGGTGGTGCATACGCTCAAGGGCAACCTCGGCTACGTCGAGCTGAACAGCTTGCTGCCCCTCCCCCAAGCCATGGAAGACGTACTGGCACGACTGCGCGAGGGCGAACTGGAGTTCGACAGCCTGCTGGGCGATATCCTCCTGCTCAGTCTCGACCACCTGCGCAGCCTGATCGACGAAGCCCTCGGCGGTGCACAGGCCGCGCTCGACCCACGCGCCTTCAACAGCCTGTGCCAAGCCCTGCAAGCACTGGCTGCAGCCCCAGCAGCACGGCAAACGGAAATCCGCCGCACCCTTCTGCAACACCTGGATCCCGCCACCCGCCTGCAGCCCGTCGAACTGCCCAGTCAATCGCACACCCACAAGCTGCTCGCCGAGCACGGCATCCAAGCCGATGCGGACCTGCTGTTCTTCAGCGAACTGATGGAAGCCGGCGAACACCGCTCGCACTACTGGCATGGTCGCGGTCAGCGCCTGCTCAGCCTAGCCCTGAGCATGAATGCGGCGGCAGGCGCACCGGTAGAACCGGCACAACTGGCGGCAGCGGTCTGCCTGCACGACCTGGGCATGGCCTTTCTGCCGCTCGATCTGCTGCACAAGGAAGAGCACCTGAGCCGCGAGGAGCGCAGACAGATGCAGGCCCACCCACGCCAGGCCTTCGAGCTACTAAAGCGCATGCCGGACTGGGCCAGCGCGGCAGAAATCATCCTGCAACATCAGGAACACGCCGACGGCAGCGGCTATCCGAAAGGTCTGCGCGAGAGTGAAATCCACCCCGGCGCGCTGATCCTCAATATCGCCGACACCTTCGACGCCCGCACCCATGAGCGCGCCCACCAGACCCTGAGCAAACGCCCGCGCCTGCGTGCCATCCTGGAAATCAACAATCATTCCGCCCGGCAGTTCAGCGCTTACTGGGTCGAGATATTCAACCGCACATTGCAACAGAACCCGGAACTGACGCGCCTCTGAAACCCAAAGAATGCAGCGTTATAGGCCCAGAACATCGCATCTATTGATATAAGCCAAGGTCGCACCTGGGGTGCCCCGTGATAGGCTCGAACCATTACGGGGAGCGTCTACCCCGGCCACCTGAGAGGAGAAGCAAGACATGGAAATCAACATCGGCATCGCCGAACAGGACCGCGCTGCCATCGCCGAAGGGCTGTCCCGCCTGCTGGCGGACACCTACACCCTGTACCTGAAGACCCACAACTTTCACTGGAACGTTACCGGCCCGATGTTCAACACCCTGCACCTGATGTTCGAGGCGCAGTACACCGAACTTTCACTGGCTGTCGACATGATTGCCGAGCGCATCCGCGCCCTCGGCTTTCCGGCACCAGGCACCTACGCCGCCTACTCGCGCCTGTCGTCGATCAAGGAAGAGGAAGGCGTGCCGGCTGCCCAGGAGATGATCAAGCTGCTGGTACAGGGCCAGGAGGCTGTAGTGCGCACTGCGCGCGGCATCTTCCCGCTGCTGGAAAAAGTCAGTGACGAACCAACCGCCGACCTGCTCACCCAGCGCATGCAAGTGCACGAAAAGACCGCCTGGATGCTGCGCAGCCTGCTGGCCGCCTGATACTCTTCAAAAATGAGAGCAAAGGCCCGGTCAGACCGGGCCTTTTGCCAGGCGCAACCGCGCTGTCTAATCTAATCTTTGCCTATTCGCCCACCTCGCCACAGTGACGTGCATGAGCCAGCCGCCAAAAGCTCCTTCCATTCTCGAACTATTCCCGGAAGAGACCCGCGAAGCTGCGGCGCTGCTCAAACAAGCCGTGCCGCACATGATGCGCCACGATATTCCGCCGAACCCCATGCACTACGCGCTCTGGTACACCTACAGCAGGGGCCTGGAGCCGGATCTAAATCGTCGCCTGGACAAGATCGTCAAGGACTTCGACAGCTTCCCCCCGGAAAGCGCACTGAAATTGTTCCGCGATTTCATCATCCGCGGCGAAATCGAAGATGCCCGCGCCGGACAGCAACAAGTAATGGACCTGGTCGATGACATCGAAGTCGATGTGTCGCACAGCGTGACTGGCAGCCAGCATTACCAGAACAGCCTGACTCTAGGCCTGGCCGCACTGCAGGAGCCCGTCACCGAAGACCTGCCCAACGTGCTCAGCGATCTGCAGCAAAGCACCCAGGAAATGCAGGAGCAGCAGGAAAAATTCCTCTACCGCCTGCGCGCCGCCCAAGCCGAGATCCAGCATCTGCGCAGCCAGCTGGAGCGAGCCCACATGGCCGCGACTCTGGACAGCCTGACCAACGTCTTCAACCGCCACGCTTTCAGCCGCCTGCTCGAACAGGCGCTGAGCACAGACCAACACGGCCTGGCTTTGGTCATGCTCGACATCGACCACTTCAAGCTGTTCAACGACCAGTACGGCCACCCTCTTGGTGACCGAGTCCTGCAGCATGTCGGCCAGCTACTGCGCGACCTGCTGCCACCTCGCGGGGTAGCCGCTCGCTACGGCGGCGAAGAATTTTGCGTCATCCTGCGCGATTGTTTCGACCTGCACAGCGCCCATGCCTTCGCCGAACAACTGCGCCTGAAAATTCAGGCACTACGTATCAAGGTACGCAGCACCGACAAGATTCTCGACACGGTCACCGCCTCCTTTGGCCTGGCCCTGGCGAACAACAGCGACACCTTCGAAAGCCTGCTGACCAGAGCCGACGACGCCCTCTACCAGGCCAAACGCAATGGCCGCAACCAGATCCACCCCGCCACCCCGGAAACTGCGCTAAGCGCATGATTTGAGTAGCCATCCGCTTTGCGGTTAAATACGCCCGTGTTGCACGGCCCTGAGCGGTCGCAACATAGGCGGGACACCCCCGCTTCACCCCTGCCCACTCAATACCCGGGCACCGCGCAACACTTCGCTCGTCCTTTTTTGCCAGCGTTTAACAGTGAGTTCATTGAACATGTTGAAGATTGTCCACCTGTTTACGGGCGTCACCGCCCTGCTGCTCTCCTTCATTCCCAGCCTGCACCCTGAAGCCCTACCCTATCTGCAACAAGCTGACGCGCTGTACCTCGCCCTT
Encoded here:
- the ybgF gene encoding tol-pal system protein YbgF; the encoded protein is MQKCLRVVASLVLALPLAAVAEVPVVDSSAGYGASSYPPVGYGTNGAYAGGGATAPASAQGELFMQLQQMQQEIASLRGMVEEQQNEIERLKQESLARYQDMDSRLAGGAAGAAAPTQNSPADGAINAGGAPTAPAQQAPAQPASNEPADPAKEKLYYDAAFDLIKAKDFDKASQAFGAFLRKYPSSQYAGNAQYWLGEVNLANGNLQEAGKAFAQVSVTYPTHAKVPDSLFKLADVEQRLGNTDKAKGILRQLIAQFPGSSAAQLAQRDLQRLP
- the pal gene encoding peptidoglycan-associated lipoprotein Pal translates to MEMLKFAALGLALAVTVGCSSKGGDNAGEGATDPNAGYDANANGMDSALSEEAALRAITTFYFEYDSSDLKPEAMRALDVHAKDLKGNGARVVLEGHTDERGTREYNMALGERRAQAVQRYLVLQGVSPAQLELVSYGEERPVATGTEEQSWAQNRRVELRK
- the tolB gene encoding Tol-Pal system beta propeller repeat protein TolB, which encodes MINILRGLLVVLCCVAGLAVADEKNISVTDGVNRAIPIAVVPFGWQGGTVLPEDMADIIGNDLRNSGMYEPIPRQNMISLPTQAGEIIYRDWQALGAQYVLVGSIAPTGGRLQVQFALFNVASQQQVAAGNVTGTPDQLRDMAHHVADQSFEKLTGIKGAFSTKMLYVTAERFSVNNTRYTLQRSDYDGARGVTLLQSREPILSPRYAPDGRRIAYVSFEQRRPRIFVQHIDTGRREQITNFQGLNGAPAWSPDGNRLAFVLSKDGNPEIYVMNLGSRQLQRVTNHYAIDTEPFWGKDGQTLYFTSDRAGKPQIYKQNIAGGEAQRVTFIGNYNANPKLSADEKMLVMIHRQDGFTNFKVAAQDLTRAGSAPRILSETSLDDSPTVAPNGTMLIYATRQQGRGVLMLVSTNGRARLPIPTAQGDVREPSWSPYLN
- the tolA gene encoding cell envelope integrity protein TolA, coding for MQQSARSSSESYFWPTIWAVALHALMFAMLFVSFQFAPELPPAKPIVQATLYQLKSQSQATTQTNQKVAGEAKKTAARQYEQEQLEAKKEEQKKQEAAEQKQAEAAKQAEVADKKAEAQKAEEAKKAEQKKLADIAKKKSEEEKKKAAEEAKKKAAEAAKKKAAEDAKKKAAAADAKKKAQEAARKAAEDKKAQALAELLSDTTERQQALADEVGDQVAGNFDDLIRKEVSGRWSRPPSARNGMSVTVQVNMLPGGIISNASVLRSSGDAAFDSSAVTAVRNVGQIPEMQGISPADFAPYRSFKMTFTPEDLDL
- the tolR gene encoding protein TolR, which encodes MARIRNRRKPVAEMNVVPYIDVMLVLLVIFMVTAPMLNQGVKVDLPKVSSEALPQDNNSRVLTVSIKADKTYYWNMGEEVDPDQGKQSETALELPALVQAVTAIMSQNASQGKKVQVFVRGDKAVDYGSVMAVMGGLQQAGVGNVGLITEAP
- the tolQ gene encoding protein TolQ, translated to MEANAAVDHMSMWSLISNASFVVQLVMLILVAASVTSWVMIFQRSTMLRAAKKSLEMFEERFWSGIDLSKLYRQAGSNPDPDCGVEQIFRAGFKEFSRLRQQSGVDPDAVMDGVARAMRVAISREEEKLEQSLPFLATVGSTSPYIGLFGTVWGIMNSFRGLAQVQQATLATVAPGIAEALIATAIGLFAAIPAVIAYNRFSAQGERLISRYYTFADEFQAILHRKVHTSED
- the ybgC gene encoding tol-pal system-associated acyl-CoA thioesterase, producing MRAQIEAQPFAHRCRVYYEDTDAGGIVYYVNYLKFMERARTERLRELGFAQSALVAEDLLFVVHSAEARYHAPAKLDDELFVTADVIELNRASLRFRQQVRRVTDKALLCEGQFVVACVRADSLKPRAIPEALRAAFASVAGLPPAGE